The proteins below are encoded in one region of Bacillus vallismortis:
- the gyrA gene encoding DNA topoisomerase (ATP-hydrolyzing) subunit A: protein MSEQNTPQVREINISQEMRTSFLDYAMSVIVSRALPDVRDGLKPVHRRILYAMNDLGMTSDKPYKKSARIVGEVIGKYHPHGDSAVYESMVRMAQDFNYRYMLVDGHGNFGSVDGDSAAAMRYTEARMSKISMEILRDITKDTIDYQDNYDGSEREPVVMPSRFPNLLVNGAAGIAVGMATNIPPHQLGEVIDGVLAVSENPEITIQDLMEVIPGPDFPTAGQILGRSGIRKAYETGRGSITIRAKAEIEQTSSGKERIIVTELPYQVNKAKLIEKIADLVRDKKIEGITDLRDESDRTGMRVVIEIRRDANANVILNNLYKQTALQTSFGINLLALVDGQPKVLNLKQCLEHYLDHQKVVIRRRTAYELRKAEARAHILEGLRVALDHLDAVISLIRNSQTAEIARTGLIEQFSLTEKQAQAILDMRLQRLTGLEREKIEEEYLSLVKLIAELKDILANEYKVLEIIREELTEIKERFNDERRTEIVTSGLEAIEDEDLIERENIVVTLTHNGYIKRLPASTYRSQKRGGKGVQGMGTNEDDFVEHLISTSTHDTILFFSNKGKVYRAKGYEIPEYGRTAKGIPIINLLEVEKGEWINAIIPVTEFNADLYLFFTTKHGVSKRTSLSQFANIRNNGLIALSLREDDELMGVRLTDGTKQMIIGTKNGLLIRFPETDVREMGRTAAGVKGITLTDDDVVVGMEILEEESHILIVTEKGYGKRTPAEEYRTQSRGGKGLKTAKITENNGHLVTVKATKGEEDLMIITASGVLIRMDINDISITGRVTQGVRLIRMTDEEHVATVALVEKNEEDDLEESQEEV from the coding sequence ATGAGTGAACAAAACACACCACAAGTTCGTGAAATAAATATCAGTCAGGAAATGCGTACGTCCTTCTTGGATTATGCAATGAGCGTTATTGTGTCCCGGGCTCTTCCGGATGTTCGTGACGGTTTAAAACCGGTTCATAGACGGATTTTGTATGCAATGAACGATTTGGGCATGACAAGTGACAAGCCTTATAAAAAATCCGCACGTATCGTCGGAGAAGTTATCGGGAAATACCACCCGCATGGTGATTCAGCGGTATATGAATCCATGGTCAGAATGGCGCAGGATTTCAACTATCGTTATATGCTCGTTGACGGTCACGGAAACTTCGGTTCTGTTGACGGGGACTCAGCGGCTGCCATGCGTTATACAGAAGCAAGAATGTCTAAAATCTCAATGGAGATCCTTCGAGACATCACAAAAGACACAATCGATTATCAGGATAACTATGACGGATCAGAAAGAGAACCTGTCGTTATGCCTTCAAGGTTCCCGAATCTGCTCGTAAACGGTGCTGCGGGAATTGCGGTAGGTATGGCAACAAACATTCCTCCACACCAGCTGGGAGAAGTTATTGACGGTGTACTTGCTGTCAGTGAAAATCCTGAAATCACAATACAGGATCTTATGGAGGTTATTCCAGGTCCTGACTTCCCGACTGCGGGTCAAATCTTAGGACGCAGTGGCATCCGAAAAGCATACGAAACTGGCCGAGGCTCTATCACAATCCGGGCAAAAGCTGAGATCGAACAAACATCTTCAGGTAAAGAAAGAATTATCGTTACAGAGTTACCTTACCAAGTAAATAAGGCGAAACTAATCGAGAAGATTGCTGATCTTGTAAGGGACAAGAAGATAGAGGGTATTACAGATCTGCGTGATGAATCAGACCGTACAGGAATGAGAGTTGTCATTGAAATCAGACGCGATGCCAATGCAAATGTTATTTTAAACAATCTGTACAAACAAACTGCTTTGCAAACATCTTTTGGTATCAACCTGCTTGCACTTGTTGACGGTCAGCCGAAGGTTTTAAATCTAAAGCAATGCTTAGAGCATTACCTTGACCATCAAAAAGTCGTAATTAGACGCCGTACTGCCTATGAATTGCGTAAAGCGGAAGCGAGAGCTCACATCTTAGAAGGTTTGAGAGTGGCTTTGGATCATCTCGATGCAGTTATTTCCCTTATCCGTAATTCTCAAACGGCTGAAATTGCGAGAACAGGTTTAATTGAACAATTCTCACTGACAGAAAAGCAAGCACAAGCGATCCTCGATATGAGGCTGCAGCGTTTGACAGGATTGGAACGTGAGAAGATCGAAGAAGAATACCTATCTCTTGTTAAATTAATTGCAGAGCTAAAAGACATCTTGGCAAATGAATATAAAGTGCTTGAGATCATCCGCGAAGAACTCACAGAAATCAAAGAGCGCTTTAACGATGAAAGACGTACAGAGATCGTCACTTCCGGACTAGAGGCAATTGAAGATGAAGATCTCATCGAGAGAGAAAACATTGTTGTCACACTGACGCACAACGGATACATCAAACGTCTTCCTGCATCAACTTACCGCAGTCAAAAACGAGGCGGAAAAGGGGTGCAGGGAATGGGAACAAACGAAGATGATTTCGTTGAGCATTTGATTTCCACCTCAACACATGACACGATTCTCTTCTTCTCGAATAAGGGGAAAGTGTATCGTGCAAAAGGATATGAAATCCCTGAATACGGCAGGACAGCAAAAGGAATCCCGATTATCAACCTATTGGAAGTAGAAAAGGGTGAATGGATCAACGCGATTATTCCAGTCACTGAATTCAACGCGGATCTTTACCTTTTCTTCACCACAAAGCACGGGGTTTCAAAACGGACTTCGCTTTCTCAGTTCGCTAATATCCGTAACAATGGCTTGATTGCTCTGAGTCTTCGTGAAGATGATGAATTGATGGGTGTACGTCTGACTGACGGCACAAAACAAATGATCATCGGTACGAAAAACGGATTACTGATCCGTTTCCCTGAAACAGATGTCCGGGAAATGGGAAGAACTGCAGCAGGTGTAAAAGGCATCACCTTGACCGATGACGACGTTGTTGTGGGCATGGAGATATTAGAGGAAGAATCACATATCCTCATCGTAACTGAAAAAGGTTACGGAAAACGAACTCCGGCTGAAGAGTACAGAACCCAAAGCCGTGGCGGAAAAGGACTCAAAACAGCGAAAATCACTGAGAACAACGGCCACTTAGTAACAGTTAAAGCCACTAAAGGTGAAGAGGATCTAATGATTATTACAGCCAGCGGCGTACTCATTAGAATGGACATCAATGACATCTCTATCACTGGACGTGTCACTCAAGGTGTGCGCCTCATCCGAATGACAGATGAAGAGCATGTTGCTACAGTAGCATTAGTAGAGAAAAATGAAGAAGACGATCTAGAAGAATCACAAGAAGAAGTGTGA
- the gyrB gene encoding DNA topoisomerase (ATP-hydrolyzing) subunit B — protein MEQQQNSYDENQIQVLEGLEAVRKRPGMYIGSTNSKGLHHLVWEIVDNSIDEALAGYCTDINIQIEKDNSITVIDNGRGIPVGIHEKMGRPAVEVIMTVLHAGGKFDGSGYKVSGGLHGVGASVVNALSTELVVTVHRDGKIHRQTYKRGVPVSDLEIIGETDHSGTTTRFFPDPEIFTETTEYDYDLLANRVRELAFLTKGVNITIEDKREGQERKNEYHYEGGIKSYVEYLNRSKEVVHEEPIYIEGEKDGITVEVALQYNDSYTSNIYSFTNNINTYEGGTHEAGFKTGLTRVINDYARKKGLIKENDPNLSGDDVREGLTAIISIKHPDPQFEGQTKTKLGNSEARTITDTLFSTAMETFMLENPDAAKKIVDKGLMAARARMAAKKARELTRRKSALEISNLPGKLADCSSKDPSISELYIVEGDSAGGSAKQGRDRHFQAILPLRGKILNVEKARLDKILSNNEVRSMITALGTGIGEDFNLEKARYHKVVIMTDADVDGAHIRTLLLTFFYRYMRQIIENGYVYIAQPPLYKIQQGKRVEYAYNDKELDDLLQTLPQTPKPGLQRYKGLGEMNATQLWETTMDPSSRTLLQVTLEDAMDADETFEMLMGDKVEPRRNFIEANARYVKNLDI, from the coding sequence ATGGAACAGCAGCAAAACAGTTATGATGAAAATCAGATACAGGTTCTAGAGGGATTGGAAGCTGTTCGTAAAAGACCGGGTATGTATATCGGTTCAACAAACAGCAAAGGCCTTCACCATCTGGTATGGGAAATTGTCGACAATAGTATTGACGAAGCCCTCGCCGGTTATTGTACGGATATCAATATCCAAATCGAAAAAGACAACAGCATCACAGTGATAGATAATGGCCGCGGTATTCCAGTCGGTATTCATGAAAAAATGGGCCGGCCTGCGGTAGAAGTCATTATGACGGTGCTTCATGCCGGAGGAAAATTTGACGGAAGCGGTTATAAAGTATCCGGAGGATTGCACGGTGTAGGTGCGTCAGTCGTAAACGCGCTTTCAACCGAGCTTGTTGTGACAGTACATCGTGACGGTAAAATCCACCGTCAAACCTATAAACGCGGAGTCCCGGTTTCAGACCTTGAAATCATTGGTGAAACAGATCATTCAGGAACGACAACACGTTTTTTCCCGGATCCTGAGATATTCACAGAAACAACTGAGTATGATTATGATCTGCTTGCTAACCGTGTGCGCGAATTAGCCTTTTTGACAAAAGGCGTAAACATCACGATTGAAGATAAACGTGAAGGACAAGAGCGCAAAAATGAGTATCATTACGAAGGCGGAATTAAAAGTTATGTAGAGTATTTAAACCGTTCTAAAGAGGTTGTCCATGAAGAGCCGATTTACATCGAAGGTGAAAAAGACGGCATTACGGTTGAAGTGGCGTTGCAGTATAATGACAGCTATACAAGCAACATTTACTCGTTTACAAACAACATTAACACGTATGAAGGCGGGACTCACGAAGCAGGCTTCAAAACAGGTCTGACTCGTGTGATCAACGATTACGCCAGAAAAAAAGGGCTTATTAAAGAAAATGATCCGAACCTAAGCGGAGACGATGTAAGAGAAGGGTTGACCGCGATTATTTCCATCAAACACCCTGATCCGCAGTTTGAAGGCCAAACGAAAACAAAACTAGGCAACTCAGAAGCACGGACGATCACCGATACGTTATTTTCTACGGCAATGGAAACATTTATGCTTGAAAATCCGGATGCGGCAAAAAAAATCGTCGACAAAGGTTTAATGGCGGCCAGAGCTAGAATGGCTGCGAAAAAAGCGCGTGAATTAACACGCCGCAAGAGTGCTTTGGAAATTTCAAACCTTCCCGGCAAGCTAGCGGACTGCTCATCAAAAGACCCGAGCATCTCCGAGTTATATATCGTAGAGGGTGACTCTGCCGGTGGATCAGCTAAACAAGGCCGCGATAGACATTTCCAAGCCATTTTGCCGCTTAGAGGTAAAATCCTGAACGTTGAAAAAGCAAGATTAGACAAAATTCTTTCTAACAACGAAGTTCGTTCTATGATCACGGCACTCGGCACAGGTATCGGGGAAGATTTCAATCTGGAGAAAGCCCGTTATCACAAAGTTGTCATTATGACAGATGCGGACGTTGACGGTGCGCACATCAGAACACTGCTATTAACGTTCTTTTACAGATATATGCGCCAAATCATTGAAAATGGCTATGTGTACATTGCACAGCCGCCGCTCTATAAGATTCAACAGGGGAAACGTGTTGAATATGCATACAATGACAAAGAGCTTGATGACCTGTTACAAACTCTTCCTCAAACGCCTAAGCCTGGATTGCAGCGTTATAAAGGTCTTGGAGAAATGAATGCCACTCAGCTATGGGAGACAACCATGGATCCGAGCTCTAGAACACTTCTTCAGGTAACTCTTGAAGATGCAATGGATGCGGATGAGACGTTTGAAATGCTGATGGGCGATAAAGTAGAACCGCGCCGAAACTTCATAGAAGCGAATGCGAGATACGTTAAAAATCTTGACATCTAA
- the remB gene encoding extracellular matrix regulator RemB — MYIHLGDDFVVSTRDIVGIFDFKANMSPIVEEFLKKQKRKVVPSVNGTPKSIVVTVQNIYYSPLSSSTLKKRAQFMFEIDS, encoded by the coding sequence TTGTATATTCATTTAGGAGATGACTTTGTGGTTTCAACACGGGATATTGTCGGCATTTTTGATTTTAAAGCCAACATGTCGCCTATTGTTGAAGAATTTCTGAAAAAACAGAAACGCAAGGTGGTGCCTTCCGTAAACGGCACGCCAAAATCTATCGTAGTCACGGTTCAGAATATATATTACTCTCCCTTATCTTCCAGCACATTAAAAAAACGTGCGCAATTTATGTTTGAAATAGATTCTTAG